Proteins co-encoded in one Syntrophales bacterium genomic window:
- a CDS encoding DUF169 domain-containing protein → MSTNLNLEEVSEFIRNTIRLKSYPVASKFLKDTSDFPEKTRTPSKQLGKKVSICQALSMARLYGWTVGITKEDVVCVPGAIVFGFSTAEDPAKTMSQLWCEGSYSKTEEIGYREAKNLYTFKTNEYSALLFSPLHRASFKPDTVVFYGNPAQLMRLIHAWTYGRGTRVMCSCGGKVECSEYLIAPFITQDARLAIPGTGDRIFSLTQDDEMIFAIPGAFLSELFENLKEAGKKVGATYPIPMNLNFQPEFPKFFKELGRKIGIES, encoded by the coding sequence ATGAGTACAAACTTGAACCTTGAAGAAGTAAGTGAGTTTATCAGAAATACGATCAGGCTAAAGTCCTACCCTGTTGCATCAAAATTTCTAAAAGATACCTCCGATTTTCCGGAGAAAACCAGAACTCCATCTAAACAGCTCGGTAAAAAAGTTTCCATCTGTCAAGCATTATCTATGGCTCGGCTCTATGGATGGACTGTAGGTATCACGAAGGAAGATGTAGTTTGTGTTCCTGGTGCAATTGTCTTTGGATTCAGTACTGCTGAAGATCCAGCTAAAACGATGTCTCAACTGTGGTGCGAAGGTAGTTATTCAAAAACCGAGGAAATCGGATACAGGGAGGCAAAAAATCTCTATACATTTAAAACTAACGAATACAGTGCGCTCCTGTTTTCCCCCTTACACAGAGCGAGCTTCAAACCGGACACAGTTGTCTTCTATGGTAATCCCGCCCAGCTCATGAGGTTGATCCATGCATGGACTTATGGAAGAGGAACCAGAGTTATGTGTTCCTGCGGAGGCAAGGTCGAATGTTCTGAATATTTAATTGCTCCCTTCATAACCCAGGATGCACGTTTGGCTATTCCTGGCACTGGAGATCGCATCTTCTCTCTTACTCAGGATGACGAAATGATTTTTGCGATTCCCGGCGCATTTCTCAGCGAACTATTTGAAAACCTAAAAGAAGCGGGCAAAAAAGTCGGGGCAACATACCCCATACCAATGAACCTTAACTTCCAGCCTGAATTCCCAAAATTCTTCAAAGAATTGGGTAGGAAAATTGGCATAGAGTCATAG